A section of the Triticum dicoccoides isolate Atlit2015 ecotype Zavitan chromosome 7A, WEW_v2.0, whole genome shotgun sequence genome encodes:
- the LOC119331443 gene encoding B3 domain-containing protein Os06g0112300-like, with protein MAAASTEPALPGGSPADEDAEAVVASDDLRHLPDQALQARLQRMQASIHGGIAARLPDDGRTFRRKLLAIRRELERRKGQASALSATDPHTPSPSSLPPPTRQGGPPDGDQCKRIVQSRCMESSDVQGTSSLPDRVKDEQMETPLCPSKQLLDAHPIKPKVEPCENSLSPAPDASEDCETTPLSCNHPFFTVILSRSHVQKPFQLYIPGRFHKHLPEERTSATLICRGRSWAMRYCGDLKTKRLDADWMDFAVDNRLQVSDACVFELVTGTREEVVFQVQILRGGLPKDITSKGYTADEPLVIVG; from the exons ATGGCTGCGGCTTCGACGGAGCCCGCGCTCCCCGGCGGCTCCCCGGCGGACGAGGACGCGGAGGCGGTGGTCGCCAGCGACGATCTGCGCCATCTCCCGGACCAGGCGCTGCAGGCGAGGCTGCAGCGCATGCAGGCCAGCATCCACGGAGGCATCGCCGCCCGCCTCCCCGACGACGGCAGGACGTTCCGCCGCAAGCTCCTCGCCATCCGCCGCGAGCTGGAGCGCCGCAAAGGCCAGGCTTCTGCGCTCTCCGCCACGGACCCGCACACGCCGTCGCCCTCTTCCCTGCCCCCGCCAACGCGCCAAGGCGGGCCGCCG GATGGCGACCAATGCAAACGTATTGTGCAGTCAAGGTGTATGGAATCGTCTG ATGTACAAGGGACCTCTTCCTTGCCTGATCGGGTGAAAGATGAGCAA ATGGAGACCCCTCTATGTCCATCAAAGCAGCTGCTGGATGCACACCCCATCAAACCAAAAGTAGAGCCTTGCGAGAACTCACTGTCACCAGCTCCAGATGCCAGCGAAGATTGTGAGACCACCCCACTCTCCTGCAACCACCCCTTCTTCACCGTCATTCTGTCAAGGTCTCATGTTCAGAAGCCGTTTCAGCTG TACATTCCAGGTCGCTTCCACAAGCACCTCCCGGAGGAGCGCACTTCCGCCACCCTCATCTGCCGTGGGAGGTCATGGGCCATGCGCTACTGTGGTGACTTGAAGACGAAAAGGCTGGATGCAGATTGGATGGACTTCGCTGTCGACAACCGGCTGCAGGTCAGCGATGCCTGTGTCTTCGAGCTTGTGACTGGCACCAGAGAGGAGGTGGTGTTCCAGGTACAGATACTACGCGGCGGCCTGCCGAAGGATATCACCTCTAAAGGTTACACCGCCGACGAGCCTCTGGTCATTGTGGGTTAG